A stretch of DNA from Candidatus Binataceae bacterium:
CGCCGAGCATATCGGCAAGATGCTCAAGCGCCACGGCGTGCGCACGGCCGTGATTCACGGCGACCGCTCGCAGGCCGAGCGCAACACGGCGCTCAAGACGTTCAAGTCGGGAAGCTGCCGCGTGATGGTCGCGACCGACGTCGCCGCGCGCGGACTGGATATCCCCGGCGTCTCGCACGTGATCAACTTCGATCTGCCCGAGGACGCCGAAAGCTACATCCATCGTATCGGGCGCACGGCGCGGATGGGGCGCGAGGGCGAGGCGATAAGCCTGGTGACGCCGCAGGAGCGCGTGTCGCTGGGTCAGATCGAGCGGGCGCTCGGCGAAGAGCTCAAGCGCGAGCAGGTCGAGGGCTTCGAGGCGCCCGAAGTGAAGGCGCCCAAGCCGGTGACGCTGTTCCGCTCGGGCGGGGGGCGCTCGCGCGGCCGCGCCCGCTCGCGTTGGGCGTAGCGCAGGATGTCGCGGGCGGGCGGGATACTAAATCCGCGCGCAACTGCCATTCCCCGATGACGCTTGCCTGATCCAAAGATTCCCATACGGACACGGGGCTTCGCACCTGGAAGTATCATTTCCTATCTGGAGATGTGTCAGGAAGAGCGCGTCAGTCTTCAACGCGGCATGAACTTCCGGTTGCGTGGTGACAAAGCGTTATCTTGATGAGTAGAAGGACCGGCGCGCCTTACTCTGACGTCGTTGAAGACGATGGACGGGTCCTGATCTATGAAGGGCATGATGTGCCGGCTCAAAGGGATGGACCTCATCCCAAGACCGTCGACCAGCCCTGGGCCTCCATAGGCGGTCGTCCCAGTCAAAACAAACTCTTTTATGACGCAGCAAACCGCGGAGCGCACGACTCTCGAGATCCGGAACCGGTCCGAGTTTACGAGAAAATTAAGCCGGGTATCTGGACGTACAATGGAACGTTTCAGCTAACGGAGGCATGGATTGCGAACACCGGTCAACGCAAAGTGTTTAAATTCCGCCTGGTGCTAACGGAAGACGTAGCAAATGAACCATTATCCGAGGGTACCATCGATCTTCCGCACAACCGGCTAATACCGTCTGAAGTTAAATTGGAGGTTTGGAGGCGCGATCGGGGTCAGTGCATACTGTGCGGCAAACAAGACAATCTGCATTTTGACCATGACGTGCCCTTTTCTAAGGGAGGGTCATCGCTCGTCGCGAATAATATTCGGTTACTGTGCGCAAGACACAATCTCATCAAACACGACCGAATAGAGTGACGCAGCGCACCGTGCGCTAACCCCACAGCTCGCGCGAGGCGAGGCGCGCGCCGTCGGCCATCGCGCGCAGCTTGGCCCACACGATTGCCGGCGTCACGCGCGAGAATCCGGCAAAGGTCGCAAACCCGCAGTCGGTGCCCGCGATCACGTTCTCGCGGCCGACCACTTTGGCGAGGTTGGAAAGCCGCATCGCGACCACCCCCGGATGCTCGATGAAGTTGGTGGTCGAATCGATCACGCCCGGAATCAGAGTCCTGCCGGCGGGCAATTTCACGCCGCGAAACACCTGGAACTCGTGCTCGTGGCGCGGATTCGCCGCTTCATACGAAATCGCCATCGCACGCGACTTGAGCACGACGTCGATGATCTCGCCGAGCGCGATGTCGCGATGGTGCGGCCCCTCGTAGTTGCCCCAGCATAGGTGCAGGCGGATGCGGTCGGGCGGGACGTCGCGCAGCGCGTGGTTGAGCGCCTCGACGTGCAGCTCGGCGACCTTGCGGAACTCGGCAGTGCTCGCGCCCGCGAACTGGATATGGCGGCTCATCGCGAGATCCGGGCAATCCACCTGCAGCAGGAAGCCGGCGCGATGGATCGCGTCGTACTCGACCTTCATCGCGTCGGCAAGCGCGGCGATATAGGCCTCGTGCGTTGGATAGTAAGTATTGCCGAGAAACTGCGCGATCACGCCAGGCGACGCCGCGCTCAGAAAGCCCTCGGCCGCGCCGGCGCCGGCAAGCGCCGCCTTGAAGTTGTCGAGGTCGCGCGCAAGCTCGTCGCGGTCGCGATAGGCGATCGGCCCGTTGCATGACGGCCGCTTCATCGGCGGCACCTTGCGTCCCGAAAACGCCCGCTGGGTGAATTCGGGAAACTCGGCCATGTCGGCGGCGCTGAGCGAGGCGCGTTTCGTCGTCTCGTCGCCGAAGCCGCTCAGCCGATCCTTGACGTAGGTCGAATAGCCGATCTTGCCCATCTCGCCGTCGTTGACGACGTCGATCCCGGCCTCGGTCTGCTTGCGTACGATTTCCGCCACCGCCGCGAGCACGCGCGCCCTTAGCGCGTCGGCGTCGGCGAGTTCGCCGGTCTCCCTGGCAAAAAGCATATCGGCGAGGTCGTCCGGCCGCGGCAGGCTGCCGGTATGGGTGGTCAGGATCCGCTCGACGCTGCGCTTCATCGCTCGATACCCCCGGTCGCGTTCTCTAAGGCGAGCACTAGCAAAGTCGCGCCCGGCGCAACAACTTGGCGCAAGACCGCCAGCTCTTCAGAGCGGCAAGGCCGCCGGACCCGCGCTTCGCTTTATTCTCGGATGGCTCTGGATTATGAAATGGGTTCGGGAATATCGCTTCGGGGTCTCGGACTCGATTCGCATAGCCAGCCCCGCGATGGCGAACCGCACTATCGTCGCCCCCGTCAAGAGGAAGTAATGGATTTCACGCTGTCGCCCAAAATCACCCAGTATCAAAAGCGCATCTCCGACTTCATGAATGCGCATGTCTATCCGATCGAGAAGCAGGTCGAGGACGAGATGAACGTCCACGGCAAGGAGCATACCGAGCCCGAGATTCTCAAGGAGGTCCGCAAAAAGGCCAAGGCCGAGGGGCTGTGGAACCTCTTCATGCCCGACGAGCATTACGGCAAGGGCCTGAAGGTGGCCGAGTACGCGCCGCTCTCCGAACTGATGGGCCGCACCTTCATCGGCTCGCGCGCCTTCAACTGCATGGCGCCCGACACCGGCAACATGGAAATTCTCGCCGACTTCGGCACCGCGGAGCAGAAGAAGCGCTGGCTCGAGCCCTGCCTCGAGGGCACGATGCGCACCTGCTACTCGATGACCGAACCGGAGACCGCGGGCTCCGACCCCACCCAGCTGGCAACGCGCGCCGTGCGCGACGGCGACTACTACGTGATCAACGGCCACAAGTGGTTCACCTCGGGCGCGGTCGGCGCGTCGTTCGCGATCGCGATGGTGGTGACCGACCCCAACACCCAGCCGCATCGCCGCGCGAGCCAGATAATCGTCCCCACCGACACGCCCGGATTCAACCTGATTCGCGCGGTCTCGGTGATGGGCCATGCGGGCGGCGGCGGCCACTGCGAGATCGTTTACAAGGATTGCCGCGTGCCGGTGACCAACCTGCTCGGCGAGGAGGGCAGCGGCTTCGCGATCGCCCAGGCGCGCCTCGGCCCCGGCCGGATTCATCACTGCATGCGGATGGTCGGCGTGGCGGAGCGGGCGCTCGAGCTGATGTGCAAGCGGGCGGCGACGCGCTTTACCCACGGGAGCCTGCTCGCCGACAAGGCCAACATCCAGCAATGGATCGCCGATTCGCGGATCGAAATCGACGCGACGCGCCTGATGGTGATGCACGCGGCGTGGAAAATCGACACCGCCGGCAAACGCGAGGCGCGTCAGGAAATCGCGGAGATCAAGGTGCAGGCCGCGAACATGGTGATGAACGTGCTCGACCGCGCAATCCAGCTTCACGGCGCGCTCGGGATGACCGACGACACGCCGATCGCGCGCTTTTGGCGCGAGCAGCGCGCGATGCGCATCGTTGACGGCCCCGACGAAGTCCATCGGATGCAGATCGCGCGGCGCGAAGTGCGCCGCTGGCAGCAATAGCGGAGCACACTGGATCGCTTATGGCGGAGCATCAAAAGCTGACTCCGGCGCAACCCGGCGCACAGACCGTCGCAACCGACGACCTCGCGGCCGAATACGGCGAGGTGCGCGAAGAAGAACGCCTCGACTGGCCGAAGCTTCAGGCCTACCTGCGCGAGCACAACGTGCCCGGCGCGGACACCGCGATGGAGGTCCTGCAGTTTCGCGGCGGCAGCTCCAACCTGACCTACTTGTTGCGCTTCGCCGACGGCCATCAGTGGGTCGTGCGGCGGCCGCCGTTCGGACCGCTGCCGCCCTCGGCGCACGACATGGCGCGCGAATACAGGGTCTTGTCGCGGCTATGGGAGGGATTCGCCGCGGCGCCGCGCGCGATCGTGCTGTGCGAGGATCCCTCGATCATCGGCGCGACGTTCTTCGTGATGGAGCGGCGCGAGGGCGCGGTGATCAAGAATCGCCATCCGCTGCCGCCCGAGATCGACGCCAAACCCGAGACCTTTCGCCGCATCGCCGAAAACCTGATCGACACGCTCGCCGACCTCCACGCCGCCGACTACGAAAAGATCGGGCTTGGCGGCCTCGGCCGCCCCGAGGGCTTCCTGCAGCGCCAGATCACGGGATGGATGGGACGCTGGGAAAAAGCCAAGACGCGCGAAGTGCCGCTGATGGAAAAGCTCGGCACGTGGTTTCTCGAGCACATGCCGGCGGCGCAGAAACCGGTGCTGCTGCACAACGACTTTTACCTGCACAACGTGATGTTCGAGAAAGGGGACTCGGGCAAGGTGGTCGGCGTATTCGACTGGGAGATGTCCACGCTCGGCGACCCGATGATCGACCTGGGGCTCACGATCGGCTACT
This window harbors:
- a CDS encoding phosphotransferase family protein; this translates as MAEHQKLTPAQPGAQTVATDDLAAEYGEVREEERLDWPKLQAYLREHNVPGADTAMEVLQFRGGSSNLTYLLRFADGHQWVVRRPPFGPLPPSAHDMAREYRVLSRLWEGFAAAPRAIVLCEDPSIIGATFFVMERREGAVIKNRHPLPPEIDAKPETFRRIAENLIDTLADLHAADYEKIGLGGLGRPEGFLQRQITGWMGRWEKAKTREVPLMEKLGTWFLEHMPAAQKPVLLHNDFYLHNVMFEKGDSGKVVGVFDWEMSTLGDPMIDLGLTIGYWREAGDPPELIALSQGYAHTTAPGFLSRDEMTARYARRSGRDVSMVDYYRAWANWKTATVVEQIYVRYVRGQTNDPRFANMGEWAPVLARQAARVVAKFGFRE
- a CDS encoding acyl-CoA dehydrogenase family protein, translating into MDFTLSPKITQYQKRISDFMNAHVYPIEKQVEDEMNVHGKEHTEPEILKEVRKKAKAEGLWNLFMPDEHYGKGLKVAEYAPLSELMGRTFIGSRAFNCMAPDTGNMEILADFGTAEQKKRWLEPCLEGTMRTCYSMTEPETAGSDPTQLATRAVRDGDYYVINGHKWFTSGAVGASFAIAMVVTDPNTQPHRRASQIIVPTDTPGFNLIRAVSVMGHAGGGGHCEIVYKDCRVPVTNLLGEEGSGFAIAQARLGPGRIHHCMRMVGVAERALELMCKRAATRFTHGSLLADKANIQQWIADSRIEIDATRLMVMHAAWKIDTAGKREARQEIAEIKVQAANMVMNVLDRAIQLHGALGMTDDTPIARFWREQRAMRIVDGPDEVHRMQIARREVRRWQQ
- a CDS encoding cobalamin-independent methionine synthase II family protein is translated as MKRSVERILTTHTGSLPRPDDLADMLFARETGELADADALRARVLAAVAEIVRKQTEAGIDVVNDGEMGKIGYSTYVKDRLSGFGDETTKRASLSAADMAEFPEFTQRAFSGRKVPPMKRPSCNGPIAYRDRDELARDLDNFKAALAGAGAAEGFLSAASPGVIAQFLGNTYYPTHEAYIAALADAMKVEYDAIHRAGFLLQVDCPDLAMSRHIQFAGASTAEFRKVAELHVEALNHALRDVPPDRIRLHLCWGNYEGPHHRDIALGEIIDVVLKSRAMAISYEAANPRHEHEFQVFRGVKLPAGRTLIPGVIDSTTNFIEHPGVVAMRLSNLAKVVGRENVIAGTDCGFATFAGFSRVTPAIVWAKLRAMADGARLASRELWG